In the Streptomyces sp. f51 genome, one interval contains:
- a CDS encoding NAD(P)-binding domain-containing protein, translating to MRYGVLGTGDVGRTLAGKLVELGHEVTLGSRTKDNAAAVEWAEGAGPTAHHGTFADAAAFGDVVVNAVGGRIALTVLDSAGEEHLDGKVLLDVSNPMAFEDGELRLSPVESDSVGEQIQRAFPRARVVKSLNTVNCQVMVDPSKVPGEHQIFVSGDDESAKGQVTALLGEFGWPAGRVLDLGGIRTARAAEMYLPLWLNLMRSIGHPDFNVEVRRAR from the coding sequence ATGCGCTACGGAGTTCTGGGCACGGGTGACGTGGGGCGCACCCTGGCCGGCAAGCTGGTCGAGCTGGGGCACGAGGTCACCCTGGGCTCGCGCACGAAGGACAACGCGGCGGCCGTCGAGTGGGCCGAGGGCGCGGGTCCCACGGCGCATCACGGCACCTTCGCGGACGCCGCGGCGTTCGGCGACGTGGTCGTGAACGCGGTGGGCGGGCGGATCGCGCTCACCGTGCTGGACTCGGCCGGGGAGGAACACCTCGACGGCAAGGTGCTGCTCGACGTGTCCAACCCGATGGCGTTCGAGGACGGCGAACTGCGCCTGTCCCCCGTCGAGTCGGACAGCGTGGGCGAGCAGATCCAGCGGGCGTTCCCGCGGGCCCGTGTGGTGAAGAGTCTCAACACCGTCAACTGCCAGGTGATGGTGGACCCTTCGAAGGTGCCGGGCGAGCACCAGATCTTCGTGTCCGGTGACGACGAGAGCGCCAAGGGGCAGGTGACGGCACTCCTGGGCGAGTTCGGCTGGCCCGCGGGCCGCGTGCTCGACCTCGGGGGCATCCGGACCGCGCGGGCCGCCGAGATGTATCTGCCGCTGTGGCTGAACCTCATGCGGAGCATCGGGCACCCGGACTTCAACGTGGAGGTGCGCCGGGCGCGTTAG
- a CDS encoding ATP-binding cassette domain-containing protein, protein MTSIDVQDLTKEYGGKRAVDRLTFSVLPGRVTGFLGPNGAGKSTTMRLVLGLDRPTSGTATIGGRAYATLDEPLRKVGALLDAGAAHGSRTARDHLRALAASNRIPDRRVDEVLEEAGLASVARRRVRTYSLGMRQRLGIAAALLGDPPVVLLDEPSNGLDPEGIIWIRELLRRLAREGRTVLVSSHLMNETASFADHLVVLGRGRLLADLPMRGFIDARVQPRVRVRGSDSRALGELLAHHGIEAVEGEEGRWTARDARLEDIGRLTSAAGLTVLELAAEEGTLEQAYLDLTAGEAEFAATPTQPQEA, encoded by the coding sequence ATGACCAGCATCGACGTCCAAGACCTGACCAAGGAGTACGGCGGCAAGCGAGCCGTGGACCGCCTGACCTTCAGCGTCCTCCCGGGCCGCGTCACCGGATTCCTCGGCCCCAACGGCGCCGGAAAGTCCACCACCATGCGGCTCGTGCTGGGCCTCGACCGGCCCACCTCAGGCACCGCAACCATCGGAGGCCGCGCGTACGCCACCCTCGACGAGCCGCTCCGGAAGGTGGGCGCCCTCCTCGACGCGGGAGCAGCGCACGGATCGCGGACCGCACGGGACCACCTGAGAGCGCTGGCCGCCTCCAACCGCATCCCCGATCGCCGGGTGGACGAGGTCCTCGAGGAGGCCGGGCTCGCCTCGGTGGCCCGGCGTCGCGTGCGGACGTACTCCCTGGGCATGCGTCAGCGGCTCGGCATCGCGGCCGCCCTCCTCGGCGACCCGCCCGTGGTGCTCCTCGACGAACCGTCGAACGGTCTGGACCCCGAAGGGATCATCTGGATCCGGGAGTTGCTGCGCCGCCTGGCCCGGGAGGGGCGCACCGTCCTCGTCTCCAGCCACCTCATGAACGAGACCGCCTCCTTCGCCGACCACCTCGTCGTCCTCGGCCGCGGCCGGCTCCTGGCCGACCTGCCCATGCGCGGGTTCATCGACGCGCGCGTGCAGCCCCGAGTACGGGTCCGCGGCAGCGACAGCCGCGCCCTGGGCGAACTGCTCGCGCACCACGGCATCGAGGCCGTCGAGGGCGAGGAGGGCCGCTGGACCGCACGCGACGCACGACTGGAGGACATCGGCCGCCTCACCTCGGCCGCCGGTCTCACTGTTCTCGAACTCGCCGCCGAAGAGGGCACGTTGGAGCAGGCATATCTGGACCTGACAGCCGGCGAGGCCGAGTTCGCCGCCACCCCGACGCAGCCCCAGGAGGCCTGA
- a CDS encoding GntR family transcriptional regulator codes for MGTTQLESVPEPKYWHLRTVLSEALDSEFTVGEILPNERDLAARFGVARATLRQALEQLELEGRLQRRRGVGTTVAPPRVGVAVGTEQHVWPGATGDAWHAADCTVAAPPATVAGMLETADGEQVHIVRRSRVTHGQPVAAELLYIPASSVPDLSAIDAPSGAARARAVLRELQRLELEGQDRAVELGSARADDAKELDRLPGAPVLVVTTRFFSEGRAAAVSVATYRADTCRLTFGDSGGVEIHHDPERRAS; via the coding sequence GTGGGGACCACGCAGTTGGAATCGGTGCCGGAACCGAAGTACTGGCACCTCAGGACTGTGCTCAGCGAAGCGCTGGACTCCGAGTTCACGGTGGGGGAGATCCTGCCCAACGAACGTGACCTGGCGGCCCGCTTCGGAGTCGCCCGGGCGACCTTGCGCCAGGCGCTCGAACAGCTGGAGCTGGAGGGCCGTCTTCAGCGCCGTCGCGGAGTGGGCACCACCGTCGCGCCGCCGCGCGTGGGGGTGGCCGTGGGGACCGAACAGCACGTCTGGCCGGGGGCGACGGGCGATGCCTGGCACGCCGCGGACTGCACGGTGGCCGCGCCTCCCGCGACGGTGGCCGGCATGCTGGAGACCGCGGACGGCGAGCAGGTGCACATCGTCCGCCGGTCCCGGGTGACACACGGTCAGCCCGTGGCGGCCGAACTCCTCTACATCCCGGCGTCCTCGGTGCCCGACCTGTCGGCGATCGACGCGCCCTCGGGCGCCGCACGCGCGCGTGCCGTGCTGCGGGAGCTCCAGCGCCTGGAACTGGAAGGCCAGGACCGTGCCGTCGAGCTCGGCTCGGCCCGCGCGGACGACGCCAAGGAGCTCGACCGCCTTCCCGGAGCACCCGTTCTCGTCGTCACCACCCGCTTCTTCAGCGAAGGGCGTGCGGCGGCGGTGTCCGTCGCCACGTACCGTGCCGACACCTGCCGGCTCACGTTCGGCGATTCCGGCGGTGTGGAGATCCACCACGACCCGGAGCGCCGGGCCTCCTGA
- a CDS encoding alpha/beta fold hydrolase, producing MSETVTVSLPSPRGPKAVTVSYARVGTGEPLLLLHGIGHHRQAWDPVVPILAAERDVIAVDLPGFGASPALPEGLTHDLPTVVPLLGALCEALEIGRPHVAGNSLGGLLALELGREKLVRSVTALSPAGFWSPVERRYAFGLLIAMRQTARRMPLPVVERLSRSVAGRTVLTSTIYARPGRRSPDAVVAETLALAHAEGFAETLRAGTNVQFTDDIPTLPVTVAWGTKDRLLMRRQGVRAKQIIPRARLVRLPGCGHVPMNDDPALVARVVLDGSR from the coding sequence ATGTCCGAAACGGTCACCGTCAGCCTCCCCTCACCGCGCGGCCCGAAGGCGGTCACCGTGTCCTACGCGCGCGTGGGCACGGGCGAGCCGCTGCTCCTGCTGCACGGGATCGGCCACCACCGCCAGGCCTGGGACCCGGTCGTCCCCATCCTCGCGGCCGAACGCGACGTGATCGCGGTCGACCTCCCGGGCTTCGGCGCGTCCCCGGCACTGCCCGAAGGACTCACCCACGATCTGCCGACGGTGGTCCCCCTGCTCGGGGCGCTGTGCGAGGCCCTGGAGATCGGACGGCCGCATGTCGCCGGCAACTCGCTCGGCGGGCTGCTGGCCCTGGAACTGGGCCGCGAGAAGCTCGTACGGTCCGTGACCGCGCTCTCGCCCGCCGGCTTCTGGTCACCGGTGGAGCGGCGCTACGCCTTCGGCCTGCTGATCGCCATGCGCCAGACGGCCCGGCGCATGCCGCTCCCGGTCGTCGAGCGGCTCTCCCGGTCCGTGGCCGGGCGGACGGTGCTGACCAGCACCATCTACGCCCGGCCCGGCCGCCGTTCACCCGACGCGGTCGTCGCCGAGACCCTGGCCCTGGCCCACGCCGAGGGATTCGCCGAGACCCTCCGGGCAGGCACGAACGTCCAGTTCACGGACGACATCCCGACACTGCCCGTCACCGTGGCCTGGGGTACCAAGGACCGGCTCCTGATGCGCCGCCAGGGCGTCCGGGCCAAGCAGATCATTCCGCGGGCCCGGCTGGTGCGGCTCCCCGGCTGCGGGCACGTCCCGATGAACGACGACCCGGCGCTCGTCGCCCGCGTCGTCCTGGACGGCAGCCGCTGA
- a CDS encoding response regulator transcription factor, with amino-acid sequence MPVTVLLVDDEPLVRAGLRAVLEAQPDIEVVGEAADGAAVIPLVRRLRPDVVAMDVRMPLMDGIEATRAILRTVADPPKIIVVTTFENDEYVYEALRAGADGFLLKRARPAEIVHAVRLVAEGESLLFPASVRQLAADHGDGGASPAARAVMERAALTEREADVLRLMARGMSNAEIAARLVVGTETVKSHVSSLLAKLGARDRTQAVIAAYESGFVAPG; translated from the coding sequence ATGCCGGTCACCGTTCTGCTCGTCGACGACGAACCCCTCGTACGCGCGGGGCTGCGCGCCGTTCTGGAGGCACAGCCCGACATCGAGGTCGTCGGTGAGGCCGCCGACGGCGCCGCCGTGATCCCGCTGGTCAGGCGGTTGCGTCCGGACGTGGTCGCCATGGATGTCCGGATGCCCCTGATGGACGGCATCGAGGCCACCCGGGCGATCCTGCGGACGGTCGCCGACCCGCCCAAGATCATTGTGGTGACGACGTTCGAGAACGACGAGTACGTCTACGAGGCGCTCCGCGCGGGAGCCGACGGATTCCTCCTGAAGCGCGCGCGGCCGGCCGAGATCGTCCACGCGGTACGGCTCGTGGCCGAGGGCGAGTCCCTGCTGTTCCCCGCCTCCGTACGGCAGTTGGCGGCCGACCACGGGGACGGCGGGGCCAGTCCGGCGGCCCGCGCGGTCATGGAGCGGGCCGCGCTGACCGAGCGCGAGGCGGACGTGCTGCGGCTGATGGCCCGGGGGATGTCCAACGCCGAGATCGCCGCGCGGCTGGTCGTCGGCACCGAGACGGTCAAGTCGCACGTCAGCTCCCTACTGGCGAAGCTGGGGGCCCGGGACCGTACACAGGCGGTCATCGCGGCCTACGAGTCGGGGTTCGTCGCACCGGGCTGA
- a CDS encoding ROK family transcriptional regulator, protein MGQLTGGDPSLLRRINSAVVLHALRATDCATLTEITRVTGLSRPTVEGVVEGLIENGLVVEKAAEEGATRRQGRPARRFRFRAEAGHLLGLEIGPHRVAALLADLDGRVMGAMAKDVEETASADERLERLRVAVAELLRRAGVARSSLRAVGVGSPGIVEADGTVRLGTALPEWTGLPLGERLSRSFKCPVLVENDANAAAVAEHWKGSATEVDDVVFVLAGLSPGAGALIGGRLHRGFGGAAGEIGALHLLGRDVTPETLLSTTDEPLHPLDEQAVAKVFALAKDGDLRARAAVERFIQRLVHDVAALVLALDPELVVIGGWAAGLDGVLEPLRRELARYCLRPPRVALSMLGEAAVATGALRLALDHVEEQLFAVEGTVTARR, encoded by the coding sequence TTGGGGCAGTTGACCGGCGGGGATCCCTCTCTGCTGCGACGGATCAATTCCGCGGTGGTGCTGCACGCCCTGCGTGCCACGGACTGCGCGACCCTCACCGAGATCACCCGGGTGACCGGACTGTCACGGCCGACGGTCGAAGGAGTCGTCGAGGGGCTGATCGAGAACGGCCTCGTCGTCGAGAAGGCGGCCGAGGAGGGCGCCACGCGGCGCCAGGGGCGTCCCGCGCGCAGGTTCCGGTTCCGGGCCGAGGCGGGGCATCTGCTGGGCCTGGAGATCGGCCCGCACCGCGTCGCGGCCCTGCTCGCGGACCTGGACGGGCGCGTGATGGGCGCGATGGCCAAGGACGTGGAGGAGACGGCGTCCGCCGACGAGCGGCTCGAACGGCTGCGGGTGGCCGTCGCGGAACTGCTCCGCAGGGCGGGTGTCGCCCGCAGCTCGCTGCGCGCGGTGGGCGTGGGAAGCCCCGGCATCGTGGAGGCGGACGGCACCGTACGCCTGGGCACGGCGCTGCCGGAGTGGACGGGCCTGCCGCTGGGCGAGCGGCTGAGCCGTTCCTTCAAGTGTCCGGTGCTCGTGGAGAACGACGCCAACGCGGCGGCGGTCGCGGAGCACTGGAAGGGCTCGGCGACCGAGGTCGACGACGTGGTGTTCGTCCTGGCGGGGCTGAGTCCGGGCGCGGGCGCGCTGATCGGCGGGCGGCTGCACCGGGGGTTCGGCGGAGCCGCAGGCGAGATCGGCGCGCTGCATCTGCTGGGCCGCGACGTCACCCCCGAGACGCTGCTGTCGACGACGGACGAGCCGCTGCACCCGCTCGACGAGCAGGCGGTCGCGAAGGTGTTCGCGCTGGCCAAGGACGGCGACCTACGGGCGCGCGCCGCGGTCGAACGGTTCATCCAGCGGCTGGTGCACGACGTGGCCGCGCTGGTCCTCGCCCTCGACCCGGAGCTGGTCGTCATCGGCGGCTGGGCGGCCGGTCTGGACGGCGTACTGGAGCCGCTGCGCCGGGAGTTGGCGCGCTACTGCCTGCGTCCGCCCAGGGTGGCGCTCTCGATGCTCGGAGAGGCGGCCGTGGCGACCGGCGCGCTGCGGCTGGCCCTCGACCATGTGGAGGAGCAGTTGTTCGCGGTGGAGGGGACGGTGACGGCGCGCCGCTGA
- a CDS encoding histidine kinase, with translation MARFLRPLLWGTTYTRLLHLWVPMLFISVWLYIDATRPWVPALMLVPLGLIPAVRRGEGVQARFMLAPGERGGEDTAFSVAPSAAMRDRWRTVLWLEARMLLGVTASMATVWLPMFAVDLTRSALGYWPSGDPVIRLLDPHWSSALLIPLPLLALYGAVVGLGELITALARRLLGPSASERLAALEERTEQLLERNRIARELHDSIGHALTVAVVQAGAARAAGDPEFTARALTAIEETGRAALEDLERVLGVLREADRPVSARPTLTDADRLLESARSSGAKVDAEVAGPVETVAGPVSREGYRILQEALTNVLRHAGSVPVRVRIEVRDGTLSLEVRNPLPDGGTGAGRGSGLRGIRERAALLGGSARTGPHEGDWQVHAELPLH, from the coding sequence ATGGCCCGGTTTCTGCGCCCGCTGCTGTGGGGGACGACGTACACGCGTTTGCTGCACCTGTGGGTGCCGATGCTGTTCATCAGCGTGTGGCTCTACATCGACGCGACAAGGCCGTGGGTGCCCGCGCTGATGCTCGTTCCGCTGGGGCTGATCCCGGCCGTGCGACGGGGCGAGGGCGTGCAGGCGCGGTTCATGCTGGCGCCGGGCGAGCGGGGCGGGGAGGACACGGCGTTCTCGGTCGCGCCTTCGGCCGCCATGAGGGACCGGTGGCGGACCGTCCTCTGGCTGGAGGCGCGCATGCTCCTGGGCGTGACGGCCTCCATGGCCACCGTGTGGCTGCCCATGTTCGCCGTCGACCTCACCAGGTCGGCCCTCGGCTACTGGCCGTCCGGCGACCCCGTGATCAGGCTCCTGGACCCGCACTGGAGCAGCGCCCTGCTGATTCCGCTGCCGCTGCTCGCCCTGTACGGCGCCGTGGTCGGCCTCGGCGAGCTGATCACCGCGCTCGCGCGGCGGCTCCTCGGCCCCTCCGCCAGTGAGCGGCTCGCCGCCCTGGAGGAGCGCACCGAGCAACTCCTGGAGCGCAACCGCATCGCCCGTGAGCTCCACGACTCCATCGGCCACGCGCTCACCGTCGCGGTGGTGCAGGCCGGTGCCGCGCGCGCGGCCGGCGACCCGGAGTTCACCGCCCGCGCCCTGACGGCCATCGAGGAGACGGGACGGGCCGCCCTGGAGGACCTGGAGCGGGTGCTCGGGGTGCTGCGCGAGGCGGACCGGCCCGTGAGCGCGCGCCCCACGCTGACCGACGCCGACCGGTTGCTGGAGTCGGCCCGCAGTTCGGGGGCCAAGGTGGACGCCGAGGTGGCGGGCCCGGTGGAGACGGTGGCGGGCCCGGTGTCCAGAGAGGGCTACCGCATCCTCCAGGAGGCTCTCACCAATGTGCTCCGGCACGCCGGGAGTGTCCCGGTGCGGGTCCGTATCGAGGTCCGGGACGGCACGCTCTCCCTGGAGGTCCGCAATCCGCTGCCGGACGGCGGAACCGGTGCCGGCCGGGGCAGCGGCCTGCGGGGCATACGGGAGCGGGCCGCGCTGCTCGGCGGCAGCGCCCGGACGGGCCCGCACGAAGGTGACTGGCAGGTGCATGCGGAGCTGCCACTGCACTGA